The following proteins come from a genomic window of Terribacillus aidingensis:
- a CDS encoding putative quinol monooxygenase, whose protein sequence is MIIIHARMSVKPEKKEEFLQEIEAVMEGSRAEAGNNSYDLFQDPKDVNSFVMVENWKDMEAVQAHNTSSHFQKFSAAAQEMLSAPLAADVYQGEKLN, encoded by the coding sequence ATGATTATCATCCACGCTAGAATGTCAGTTAAACCAGAGAAGAAAGAAGAATTCCTTCAAGAAATCGAAGCAGTTATGGAAGGAAGCCGTGCAGAAGCAGGTAATAACAGCTACGACCTATTCCAGGATCCAAAAGATGTTAACAGCTTTGTCATGGTGGAGAATTGGAAGGACATGGAGGCTGTCCAAGCACATAATACAAGCAGCCACTTCCAAAAATTCAGTGCAGCTGCCCAAGAAATGCTTAGTGCACCACTGGCAGCAGATGTGTATCAAGGTGAGAAATTGAATTAA
- the essA gene encoding type VII secretion protein EssA → MTTKRKLVDLAFIFTIILLILLPIEVSAETNSDENERGSLQMQIDRIQKQKDVGTDNQETEKEKVFPGLFNEETTDEIQQKAEGKRADVESLRDSVFTLDINKQSSLEEVQDTLFTADYTSEAASGQKAADQAEEDSGNGVLYFLIGIALALCIGLYMMMRKLLD, encoded by the coding sequence ATGACAACCAAACGGAAGCTGGTTGATTTGGCGTTCATATTCACCATTATTCTGCTGATACTTCTACCTATAGAAGTATCAGCAGAAACTAATTCTGATGAAAATGAACGTGGAAGTCTGCAGATGCAAATCGACCGTATACAAAAGCAAAAAGATGTTGGGACAGATAACCAGGAAACGGAGAAGGAAAAAGTTTTCCCAGGACTATTCAATGAGGAAACGACAGATGAAATTCAGCAAAAAGCGGAAGGCAAAAGAGCGGATGTAGAATCATTGCGAGATAGTGTTTTTACACTGGACATCAATAAGCAATCTTCATTAGAGGAAGTGCAGGATACATTATTTACCGCAGACTATACCTCTGAAGCTGCCAGTGGTCAGAAGGCAGCGGATCAAGCTGAAGAGGATTCCGGAAATGGAGTACTTTATTTCCTAATTGGAATAGCGCTCGCGTTATGCATCGGCTTATATATGATGATGCGAAAATTATTAGACTAG
- a CDS encoding multidrug efflux SMR transporter: MAWIVLIIAGMFEVLGVTMINKLNEKPSFKNISLFVLGFAGSFGCLSYSMSYLPMGTAYAIWTGIGTAGGAVVGMLFFQESKDWKRLVCIALILASAVGLKLIA, translated from the coding sequence ATGGCTTGGATTGTGCTTATCATAGCAGGTATGTTTGAAGTGCTTGGTGTGACAATGATCAATAAACTAAATGAGAAGCCCAGCTTCAAGAACATCAGCTTATTCGTTCTCGGATTCGCCGGAAGCTTTGGCTGTTTATCCTATAGTATGTCGTATCTGCCGATGGGGACTGCTTATGCGATTTGGACCGGAATAGGAACTGCAGGCGGAGCAGTCGTCGGGATGCTTTTCTTCCAGGAATCGAAGGATTGGAAGAGACTCGTCTGTATTGCGCTGATCTTGGCTTCAGCTGTAGGTTTAAAACTGATTGCTTAA
- a CDS encoding nitroreductase family protein — MNETSIYNKEAFLQIVQDRRSIRTYDENVKISKEEMSEMLTVATKAPSSVNLQPWRFVVIESPEAKAKLAPLARFNQQQVKTSSAVIAVFADMNNLDYLEEIYGKAVEHGLMPKEVKDQQVVSILNLLSGITEQKNRESILIDSGLVSMQLMLTAKAYGYDTNPIGGYEKDQIAEAFDLDKERYVPVMLLSIGKAADAGYKSYRMPVEQITEWK, encoded by the coding sequence ATGAACGAAACATCCATATATAACAAAGAAGCTTTTTTGCAAATCGTACAGGATCGCCGTTCCATCCGTACGTATGATGAAAACGTGAAAATCAGTAAAGAAGAAATGTCTGAAATGCTCACTGTAGCAACGAAGGCGCCATCATCAGTCAACTTGCAGCCTTGGCGCTTTGTTGTCATCGAAAGCCCGGAAGCGAAAGCAAAGCTTGCGCCGCTTGCCCGCTTCAATCAGCAGCAAGTGAAAACTTCTTCTGCAGTAATCGCCGTATTTGCTGATATGAATAATCTTGACTACCTGGAAGAAATCTATGGAAAAGCAGTAGAGCATGGTCTGATGCCGAAAGAGGTCAAAGATCAGCAAGTGGTCTCTATACTTAATTTGCTTTCAGGTATTACGGAACAGAAAAATAGGGAATCAATCCTTATCGATAGCGGTTTAGTATCGATGCAGCTGATGCTGACTGCAAAGGCATATGGTTATGATACAAATCCGATTGGCGGATATGAGAAAGACCAAATTGCTGAAGCATTCGATTTGGATAAAGAACGTTATGTTCCTGTTATGCTGCTTTCTATCGGGAAAGCAGCAGATGCTGGCTACAAATCCTATCGTATGCCGGTAGAACAAATTACAGAATGGAAATAA
- the esaA gene encoding type VII secretion protein EsaA: MKKFDKRWILFLVLIVLLASGLSYLTLHQETTKTAEQPQTQNMSVALVNEDQGSTFNGTELAFGDAFVNSVSENENHEWFVVSRGVAESGLKNNTYDMMIVIPNDFSEKSLNITAEAPEQVVLQYKINASENPRMKEEAEKTASDILNDFNRRVIDVYFASIIGNLQNAQDNIGQMVNRQAAYTNSYNSNVFQPLSGYTDQFGMVRDNTEVSKESFTSFGELLASYEDQLVDETQLGEDFVSNLDEVMNLKETNNTELINFQDQINQFSQGLTAGEVDQRLDQLVAANEAINRQFAASQQNAVDTVMNRPVTSLNTTNIYSGSVSLQQQLQDSSKRVAALQQDIDAYLTESNEQFRAKIEDRIRNTIEEELDEDQYLNINALFEDPNQVAVNRINRAIGKLPSLNIEDFQNVGLPDSTVNEITNVIAMTEKYQNEIKNVNIDRDPSPILKDEFDRLNEKLTGEGVQVTDSVNIPENKKEGQIFRLQVPEGFKVSHLGIQLPGEAEQSYTGAIESGEVKLPANREGEFKVNLTLRKEEGSFDVYKPIDWSWTLEQKDIGDVDKPDDLAYAPTKGNLLATTQIKNDDNQRVEEDAVTEEDTPAEDTSSDNGENDQTAPEEGNQPDEDNAETPVTPPDNDQGENPGEGGTDQPSEPGEGEEPGDSNEQPGSDKPDEEDKDEPEKLYIKDNIIEHQISTPVEDLDDTTETLIRTVTNTITAYQELGSLYESYYGFGLHGLPDDFSSTSLNDLATNDSLYYLFKKKDIKDLLAGYMTNQITGSVTEQLQTPAEAFRQQVGDYQSRVQQAIADADTLTGQVAATTEQAAVLNDNVSRTLEDVAAWREQMMTVLDGQTEIQTNAQGEQEAVLTLGSEFQPLLMSSQSLAEQAQSNTNTADQVYETFDNIDTQAREIEESGTNLVSDAETLASNLTDKLSDDQNFTENFTEVLANSRVGDRQNENLYDFLSNPVQTSNEGTIAAQAETIFTPYYLVLISFIVVLFTAYVISTLHMRRKQDDQFASDISLMVQHAPITIITAGIGLLEGIVIGIVSSYYLPIDDLNKLQLTAVMALLITAMLLIATYLLRQMKMIGMFILLAIFSLYLFFTDAIGTASTAFPTIEKFSPLQYMETFMLRIVEGSVNYVVAIFALVIAAAVGALANLLVISQSDKGVDNADDNQTEAG, from the coding sequence TTGAAAAAGTTTGATAAAAGATGGATTTTATTTTTAGTACTTATCGTATTGCTAGCGTCTGGTTTATCTTACTTAACCTTGCACCAGGAAACGACGAAGACAGCGGAACAGCCGCAAACACAGAATATGTCGGTTGCACTTGTAAATGAAGACCAAGGTTCTACGTTTAATGGTACCGAGCTTGCCTTCGGGGATGCCTTTGTCAATTCGGTTAGTGAGAATGAGAATCATGAGTGGTTCGTCGTAAGTCGGGGAGTTGCGGAAAGCGGCTTGAAGAATAATACATACGATATGATGATCGTAATTCCCAATGACTTTTCGGAGAAATCACTCAATATCACTGCTGAAGCACCTGAGCAAGTAGTGCTGCAGTATAAGATCAATGCATCTGAAAATCCGCGTATGAAGGAAGAAGCGGAGAAAACAGCAAGTGATATCCTGAATGATTTTAACAGAAGAGTTATTGATGTGTATTTTGCCAGCATCATCGGGAATCTGCAGAATGCACAAGATAACATTGGTCAGATGGTCAACCGTCAAGCGGCATATACGAATTCCTATAACTCAAATGTGTTCCAGCCATTGTCTGGCTACACCGATCAATTCGGTATGGTAAGAGACAATACCGAAGTTTCAAAAGAAAGCTTCACAAGTTTCGGTGAGCTGCTGGCTTCTTATGAAGATCAGCTAGTTGACGAAACGCAGCTCGGAGAAGACTTCGTCAGCAACCTGGACGAAGTGATGAATTTAAAAGAAACGAATAACACGGAACTTATAAACTTCCAGGATCAAATCAATCAATTCAGTCAAGGTTTGACGGCTGGGGAAGTCGACCAGCGACTGGATCAGCTTGTTGCTGCCAATGAAGCAATCAACCGTCAATTCGCAGCAAGTCAGCAGAATGCTGTTGATACAGTTATGAACCGTCCAGTTACATCATTAAATACGACTAATATCTATTCGGGTTCTGTATCACTACAGCAGCAGCTGCAGGATTCCTCTAAAAGAGTTGCAGCCTTACAGCAGGATATTGATGCGTATCTGACGGAAAGCAATGAGCAATTCAGGGCTAAGATCGAGGATAGAATCAGGAATACGATTGAGGAAGAGCTTGATGAAGATCAGTATTTAAATATCAATGCGCTGTTTGAAGACCCTAATCAAGTTGCTGTTAATAGAATTAACCGAGCTATTGGAAAGCTGCCTTCTTTGAATATTGAAGATTTTCAAAATGTAGGCTTGCCTGATAGTACAGTAAATGAGATTACGAATGTCATTGCAATGACAGAAAAATATCAGAATGAAATTAAGAATGTAAACATTGATCGGGATCCTTCCCCTATTTTGAAAGATGAATTTGACAGATTGAATGAGAAGCTGACAGGAGAAGGTGTTCAGGTAACAGATAGTGTCAACATTCCTGAAAATAAAAAAGAAGGACAGATTTTCCGTTTACAAGTTCCAGAAGGTTTCAAAGTTAGTCATTTGGGAATCCAGCTTCCAGGTGAAGCAGAGCAGTCTTACACAGGAGCAATAGAAAGTGGCGAAGTAAAATTACCAGCCAACCGTGAGGGCGAATTTAAGGTGAATCTCACCCTGCGGAAAGAAGAAGGAAGCTTCGATGTTTACAAGCCCATCGATTGGAGCTGGACTTTAGAGCAGAAGGATATAGGAGATGTAGATAAACCAGATGATTTGGCTTATGCACCTACAAAAGGAAATCTACTTGCAACTACCCAAATCAAAAATGACGATAACCAGCGAGTTGAAGAAGATGCGGTTACCGAAGAAGATACACCAGCAGAAGATACATCATCTGATAATGGAGAAAATGATCAAACTGCGCCTGAAGAAGGAAACCAGCCTGATGAAGATAATGCTGAAACTCCAGTAACTCCGCCTGATAATGATCAGGGTGAAAACCCAGGTGAAGGAGGAACCGATCAGCCAAGTGAACCAGGTGAGGGCGAAGAACCAGGAGATTCCAACGAACAGCCAGGCAGTGATAAACCAGATGAAGAAGATAAAGATGAGCCTGAGAAGCTCTATATCAAAGACAATATCATCGAGCATCAAATCAGTACGCCTGTAGAAGACTTGGATGATACGACTGAGACATTGATTCGCACTGTGACAAATACAATCACTGCGTATCAAGAACTTGGCTCACTATACGAAAGTTATTATGGTTTTGGATTGCATGGACTACCAGATGATTTTAGTTCCACAAGCTTAAATGATTTGGCTACCAATGACTCCCTGTATTACTTATTTAAGAAAAAAGACATTAAGGATCTTCTTGCAGGCTATATGACGAACCAAATCACTGGCAGCGTTACAGAACAGCTTCAAACACCAGCGGAAGCATTCCGTCAGCAAGTAGGAGACTACCAGTCGCGAGTACAGCAAGCTATCGCAGATGCTGATACACTAACTGGCCAGGTTGCCGCAACGACTGAACAAGCAGCGGTCTTGAATGACAATGTCAGCCGGACATTAGAAGATGTAGCAGCATGGCGCGAACAAATGATGACGGTACTGGATGGTCAGACAGAAATCCAAACGAATGCCCAGGGTGAGCAGGAAGCTGTCCTGACATTAGGCAGTGAATTCCAGCCGCTTCTAATGTCGAGTCAGTCATTAGCTGAGCAAGCACAAAGTAATACGAATACAGCTGATCAAGTATATGAAACCTTCGATAATATTGATACGCAAGCTAGAGAAATCGAAGAGAGCGGTACAAATCTAGTAAGCGATGCGGAGACGCTTGCTTCCAATCTGACAGACAAGCTGTCGGATGATCAGAACTTCACGGAGAACTTCACGGAAGTGCTGGCAAACAGCCGAGTCGGTGACAGGCAGAATGAAAATCTATATGATTTCCTTTCCAATCCTGTCCAGACAAGCAATGAAGGTACGATAGCAGCACAAGCCGAGACGATTTTCACGCCTTATTATCTAGTGCTGATCAGTTTCATTGTCGTTCTCTTCACGGCTTATGTCATCTCTACGTTGCATATGAGACGAAAACAGGATGATCAATTTGCATCAGATATATCACTAATGGTACAGCACGCACCAATCACTATCATTACAGCGGGTATTGGTCTGTTGGAAGGTATCGTCATTGGTATTGTATCCAGCTACTATTTGCCAATTGACGATTTGAACAAACTGCAATTGACAGCTGTCATGGCTCTCCTTATCACGGCGATGCTGTTGATAGCGACTTACTTGTTAAGACAGATGAAAATGATCGGAATGTTCATCCTGCTGGCGATATTCAGTTTGTATCTGTTCTTTACAGATGCGATCGGTACAGCAAGCACAGCATTCCCGACAATTGAGAAGTTTTCTCCTCTTCAATACATGGAAACATTCATGCTTCGTATTGTAGAAGGCTCGGTCAACTATGTTGTTGCGATATTTGCACTAGTCATCGCAGCGGCTGTAGGTGCCTTAGCCAACCTATTGGTCATTAGCCAATCGGATAAAGGAGTAGATAATGCCGATGACAACCAAACGGAAGCTGGTTGA
- a CDS encoding arylamine N-acetyltransferase yields the protein MQSFRNLFQQRINMDSEVTFETLPILLQRFAQSIPFENLRIIEKHKSLLSKEGLQEKILIHSEGGVCYELNTLLYHFLEDSGFDVTLVSACIYDQDKNDWSATGNTHVTILLKHDGEEYIVDAGFGANIPLAPLPLSGEMMATANGQFRIIPADEGYTLDLKLADRDDDWRIGYFFSVENQITDMTELEQMQQIIETHPASPFNKSPLLTRRTSDGLYILTPSSFTKWQNGVPEKQTIDEEEYNKLLQTKFDIQRPQ from the coding sequence ATGCAATCATTCAGAAACTTATTTCAACAGCGAATCAATATGGATAGCGAAGTGACATTTGAGACTCTTCCTATACTATTACAACGTTTTGCTCAGTCCATTCCATTTGAGAACCTGCGCATTATTGAGAAACATAAAAGTCTTCTATCAAAAGAAGGTCTGCAGGAAAAAATCCTTATTCACAGCGAAGGCGGCGTTTGCTATGAACTTAATACGCTTCTTTATCATTTCTTAGAGGATAGCGGATTCGATGTAACGTTAGTATCTGCCTGTATTTACGATCAGGATAAAAATGACTGGAGTGCTACTGGTAATACACATGTCACTATCCTTTTGAAGCATGATGGTGAAGAATATATTGTCGATGCCGGATTTGGAGCTAATATACCTCTTGCTCCACTTCCTTTGTCAGGTGAAATGATGGCAACTGCTAATGGCCAATTCCGTATTATTCCCGCTGATGAAGGTTATACGCTGGATTTAAAATTAGCGGATCGAGACGACGATTGGCGTATAGGATATTTTTTCTCAGTAGAAAACCAGATTACCGACATGACCGAACTGGAACAAATGCAGCAGATTATTGAAACACATCCTGCTTCCCCTTTCAATAAGTCACCGCTGCTTACAAGAAGGACATCAGATGGTCTGTATATTCTCACTCCTTCTTCCTTTACGAAATGGCAGAACGGTGTCCCTGAGAAGCAGACGATTGACGAGGAAGAATATAATAAATTGTTACAAACTAAATTTGACATCCAGAGGCCGCAATAA
- a CDS encoding WXG100 family type VII secretion target codes for MSGQIRMTPEQLQNHAKRYGKGSQTIDDVLTDLSNLQVQLRSEWEGRAFDRFDDQFIQLKPKVQEFSQLMLDIQQQLEKTAQAVQEQDEALSQNFGFR; via the coding sequence ATGTCAGGACAAATTCGCATGACCCCTGAGCAGTTACAAAACCATGCAAAGAGATATGGTAAGGGTTCTCAAACAATTGATGACGTTCTTACAGATCTAAGTAATCTGCAGGTACAACTTCGTTCAGAGTGGGAAGGTAGAGCTTTCGATCGTTTTGATGATCAATTCATCCAGCTGAAGCCTAAAGTTCAAGAGTTCTCCCAGCTTATGCTAGATATCCAGCAGCAGCTCGAGAAAACAGCTCAAGCAGTACAAGAGCAGGACGAAGCACTATCACAAAACTTCGGATTCAGATAA
- the essB gene encoding type VII secretion protein EssB gives MNERKIELDKATYTLQQDKQTIRITMPKSQTSVKDIRQLHLMHQPSDQFVPMEVQEEEDTLAFIYNTNPNHKKWSDVQKLRQDDKLRILSNIGKLERFLSSRITFFLHPDNLVFDENLMPQVIHRGVREIVPPFDMQSETFLKQYKCLSIAMFSKKYSFDQLYHGSLENANESDFEKKIQKLETIEALRQFLRESYAKEQKKTDKTMSFLPTKRFRLYKRLSIIMIILSVLLAAPLVYFALIKDPFQDKQLEAHGEFLADNYNDVISTLAEEDPEKLPSQTKYALAYSYIQVEALSDEEKESILKNVSLKSDQDYLLYWIYNGRGEFDTSLNKAKYIDDPQLIIYGLIKKIEQVKNNPDLSGTDRDRQVEDFQNQLDKLLEEYNMDPLGEESGSEAAPDQEAATEEQQNTEDQNADENKQEEEK, from the coding sequence ATGAATGAGAGAAAAATAGAATTGGATAAAGCTACATATACCCTACAGCAGGATAAACAAACTATCCGGATAACAATGCCCAAATCACAAACCTCGGTAAAAGATATCCGGCAGCTTCATTTGATGCACCAACCTTCCGATCAGTTTGTACCAATGGAGGTACAAGAAGAGGAAGATACTTTAGCTTTCATCTACAACACCAATCCCAACCATAAAAAGTGGTCTGACGTCCAAAAGCTGCGTCAAGATGATAAACTGCGCATTTTGAGCAATATTGGCAAACTTGAACGCTTTTTGTCCAGTCGGATTACGTTTTTCCTTCATCCTGACAATCTCGTCTTCGATGAGAACTTGATGCCGCAAGTGATTCATCGCGGTGTCCGTGAAATCGTACCCCCATTCGATATGCAGTCAGAGACATTCCTTAAACAATATAAATGCTTGAGCATCGCCATGTTCTCGAAGAAATATTCATTCGATCAGCTTTATCATGGCTCCCTTGAGAATGCAAATGAATCAGATTTTGAGAAGAAGATCCAAAAGCTTGAAACGATTGAAGCATTAAGACAATTCCTGCGAGAGAGCTATGCAAAGGAACAGAAAAAAACGGATAAGACGATGAGCTTTTTACCGACAAAACGTTTTAGGTTATATAAACGCTTATCCATCATCATGATTATCCTTAGTGTTTTGCTGGCAGCGCCGCTTGTTTACTTTGCGCTGATCAAGGACCCTTTCCAAGATAAGCAATTGGAAGCGCACGGTGAGTTCCTAGCGGACAATTACAATGACGTTATTTCAACTTTGGCAGAAGAGGATCCGGAAAAGCTGCCGAGCCAGACCAAATATGCACTGGCGTATTCCTATATCCAGGTAGAAGCTTTATCTGATGAAGAAAAAGAATCAATTTTAAAAAATGTATCCTTGAAGAGTGACCAAGATTATCTGCTTTATTGGATCTATAACGGTCGTGGAGAATTCGATACTTCCTTGAATAAAGCCAAGTATATTGATGATCCGCAGCTGATTATCTACGGCTTGATCAAGAAAATCGAACAAGTGAAGAACAATCCGGATCTATCGGGTACGGATCGTGACAGACAAGTTGAAGATTTCCAAAATCAGCTGGATAAATTGCTGGAAGAATATAATATGGATCCTCTTGGTGAGGAATCCGGTAGTGAAGCGGCACCTGATCAGGAAGCTGCAACAGAGGAACAGCAAAACACTGAGGATCAAAATGCTGATGAAAATAAGCAAGAAGAAGAGAAATGA
- a CDS encoding MarR family transcriptional regulator: MTACSVRLQIFLQLQAVNKELCSKFEACLGASPSRVEILHYLLQHEEVTQSALQKEVNIDAAAVTRHLKQLEAAGTILRYKKADDQRATWVKLEEEAKRHIEQSYLEKCQFVNETLAGFSEDELEQFLQMLSKVSKNVSRVTKNQLGGENK; encoded by the coding sequence ATGACTGCTTGTTCTGTCCGTCTGCAGATTTTCCTGCAGCTGCAGGCTGTAAATAAAGAGCTCTGCTCAAAGTTTGAGGCATGCTTAGGCGCCAGCCCATCCCGGGTGGAGATTCTTCATTATTTGCTGCAGCATGAGGAAGTGACCCAATCAGCATTACAAAAGGAAGTCAATATCGATGCCGCCGCTGTAACGAGACATTTAAAGCAGCTTGAGGCTGCCGGTACGATTCTGCGCTACAAGAAAGCTGATGATCAGCGAGCTACATGGGTGAAGCTGGAGGAGGAAGCAAAGCGTCATATCGAGCAATCCTATCTGGAAAAATGCCAGTTCGTGAATGAGACTCTCGCTGGATTTTCGGAAGACGAGCTAGAACAATTCCTGCAAATGCTGAGCAAAGTCAGTAAAAATGTGTCCCGTGTTACAAAGAATCAGCTAGGAGGAGAAAACAAATGA
- a CDS encoding multidrug efflux SMR transporter, translating into MTKQWLSVVLAGLIEVLWVIGLKHANNGLEWSGTIVCILLSFYLMLQASKHMPVGTVYAVFVGIGSTGTVIVDMLFFGEPFKLAKVALIAVLLIGVIGLKLVTGDKQTEEGA; encoded by the coding sequence ATGACAAAACAGTGGCTTAGCGTAGTGCTGGCAGGACTGATTGAAGTATTATGGGTTATTGGGTTAAAGCACGCAAATAATGGGCTTGAATGGTCGGGTACGATTGTTTGTATCCTGCTTAGCTTCTATTTGATGCTGCAGGCGAGCAAACATATGCCTGTCGGTACCGTATACGCAGTATTCGTCGGGATTGGGTCGACCGGTACCGTGATTGTGGATATGTTATTCTTCGGCGAACCTTTTAAACTGGCGAAGGTCGCGTTGATTGCAGTTCTTCTCATAGGTGTTATTGGACTTAAGCTGGTAACTGGGGACAAACAGACAGAGGAGGGTGCCTGA
- a CDS encoding EsaB/YukD family protein, giving the protein MANTKHINVTMDFQSVSGEGSVYDLRIPTQLTVKQLLHHVMDTLHIEINDIHSTIKIVTKHLVLADDDYLRDYPVTDGDVLVVL; this is encoded by the coding sequence ATGGCCAACACGAAACATATTAACGTCACGATGGACTTCCAATCTGTCAGCGGAGAAGGATCTGTCTATGACTTGCGAATCCCCACCCAACTAACGGTGAAGCAGCTGCTTCATCACGTAATGGATACATTGCATATCGAAATAAATGACATTCATTCCACGATCAAGATCGTAACCAAGCATCTTGTCCTGGCGGATGATGACTATCTAAGAGACTATCCAGTCACAGACGGCGATGTACTCGTAGTCTTATAA